From the genome of Rhododendron vialii isolate Sample 1 chromosome 10a, ASM3025357v1:
ATCTCACCTATACCTTTTCATTTTGTCAACAAAGCTTTCCTATCTAAACGCTTGAGTGGCGAGCCAGCCTTTTAATAGTCATTAAAGTGTTCGGGCTTAATGTAGCCCGTGGATTCTTAGTTTATAGCTCTATTACAGCGATCCGGAtttcttgtttctctctctataagagCAGTCCACTCGGTCACTCTCTGAGCAGTCCTGCTCGCTTGCTGGGTCTCTTCAAGCTGTCTCTGATTCGCCACTGGAGTTGAGTCATTTCTTCCTTACGGTATTGAGTAAAGGGCCTAAAGGCAAGGCTTCCTTCGTTTTTTCTTGATTGCCGGGCTTGATAGCGAAGAGGAAGTCATCTGCACATCGAGCATATCGCACGTGCGAACCATAAGTGGTTTGGACTAAACAGTCTAGTTGATGAAGGAAGATATTCATCCACACAGGAGACAGAGCTTTCCATCCTCGGCCACCGGCCATCTTATGGCATTTTCACTTCTTTTCATGGTCATCAACTGAGATGGCTGCAGGACCCTCTGCCTTTCACCATAGTCCTGGTGATTAATTTTTGGGGCAGTTGTGATTTTCTACAACTTGATTATGTTGTAGGAGAGTATCCCTTGATCTAAGTTGTCCAGTTTATGTATGGATAACTGCTAACCCCTTCTTTGCGATGTTTTTGAGCCATTAAGCTCTATTGGTCAGTCTCTCGTCGCAAACCCATAGGATTTGATCCATAGGTCACTGATTAGTTGTTCTCATCAAACTAGGGTCAGGACCAGGGGTTCTATCAGGGGCTCTCCCCCATCTTTCTTCGTGCACCATACATACAACCACTGCCACCGGCACAGGCACACGCAGAAGAAACAAGGGAGGGCTCCATCTATATAGGGATTTGGGTTGGAAAATTCCATTCATTTTATACCATTTTCCATCCCCGCCATTACAGAATGGACCTTACATTTCGAAGGATCAGTATGGGAACTTTAAAATTCATTACCCTCAAATGTGTCATAGTTGGCTGTCCAAAATACCTTTTAACAATGTGCAATTTTTGTAACATCCCTggaattatttttactttttttttatcctctatAGGAATGAACTTTCTATTCTTAAATGACTTAAGTTCTACTAAACTTTGAGCCTCACATAGTAGTTACAACTTACAAATGTCCAACAAATTTTGACTGGAGTCCTTCCTAATTTCACTTTTCTTCTCTGAATTCTGGTCTTCAGTGCTCCATTTGTCCCCAGTTGGCTGCGTACAGAAGTGACGAGGCATACAGACAAGATGAACCTTCAAGAGACTTATCAACATGGGATGATGCGCTGCGGAAAGGCACACAGGAATTCCAGCACCGATCATACAACCTTTTTACTTGTAACTGTCATTCCTTTGTGGCCAACAATTTGAACAGGCTGGCCTTTCAGTCAGGTGGGTGGAACGTGGTGAACTTGGCGGTTCTGATTTTCCTCAAGGGACAGTGGGTGAACAAAGCATCTATGGTGCGGTCATACTTGCCATTTTTGGTAGTGTTTAGTCTGGGAGTCACCATTGGAGGATGGACTTTCGTTACTTTTTTGGCCTTCTTCACCTTCCTTCTAGTAGGGTGGTTTCTTCTTGGTACATACTGTTTCAGGAATTTGATCCTGTTGTAGTCTTTCCATTACTTGGCTCTACGAGGTTTACCCACtgtagtttcaaaaaatatttgtggtttttttttttttttgtatgataGACTTGAAGATTCCCTAgattatttttggttttggtgtttGAATGAGACATCGTATTGAAAAGtctatgatgttttttttttcttttttttgaag
Proteins encoded in this window:
- the LOC131304308 gene encoding protein RTE1-HOMOLOG isoform X2, which gives rise to MPQASEIDPRRGRFPCCIVWTPLPVLSWLVPFIGHMGICREDGVILDFAGPNFVCVDNFTFGAVARYIQMSKEKCSICPQLAAYRSDEAYRQDEPSRDLSTWDDALRKGTQEFQHRSYNLFTCNCHSFVANNLNRLAFQSGGWNVVNLAVLIFLKGQWVNKASMVRSYLPFLVVFSLGVTIGGWTFVTFLAFFTFLLVGWFLLGTYCFRNLILL
- the LOC131304308 gene encoding protein RTE1-HOMOLOG isoform X1 yields the protein MSLAMEPNSDPEHHLMIDHRMPQASEIDPRRGRFPCCIVWTPLPVLSWLVPFIGHMGICREDGVILDFAGPNFVCVDNFTFGAVARYIQMSKEKCSICPQLAAYRSDEAYRQDEPSRDLSTWDDALRKGTQEFQHRSYNLFTCNCHSFVANNLNRLAFQSGGWNVVNLAVLIFLKGQWVNKASMVRSYLPFLVVFSLGVTIGGWTFVTFLAFFTFLLVGWFLLGTYCFRNLILL